In Paenibacillus hexagrammi, the following are encoded in one genomic region:
- the tpx gene encoding thiol peroxidase, with amino-acid sequence MAQERTGVATLKGNPITLVGPEIKVGDKAPNFSLNKDLMNQATLADYAGKVKLISVVPSLDTGVCDAQTRRFNEEAAKLGDNVVVITVSVDLPFAQSRWCGAAGIDKVITLSDYKTRAFGEAYGVLIKEIQLDMRSIFVIDANDTVQYVEYLGEMTSHPNYETAIEAVKKLV; translated from the coding sequence ATGGCACAAGAACGCACAGGTGTTGCAACACTAAAAGGTAATCCGATCACTCTCGTAGGTCCTGAAATTAAAGTAGGTGACAAAGCACCTAACTTCTCACTCAACAAAGACCTGATGAATCAAGCTACTCTAGCTGACTATGCCGGTAAAGTTAAGCTGATCAGCGTTGTTCCTTCTCTAGATACAGGCGTGTGTGATGCACAAACTCGTCGTTTCAACGAAGAAGCAGCTAAGCTTGGCGATAATGTTGTTGTTATTACCGTGAGCGTAGACCTTCCGTTCGCCCAATCCCGCTGGTGTGGCGCTGCTGGAATCGACAAAGTCATTACTTTGTCCGACTACAAAACGAGAGCGTTTGGCGAAGCTTACGGCGTACTTATTAAAGAAATTCAGCTTGATATGCGTTCAATCTTCGTGATTGATGCTAACGATACGGTTCAATATGTAGAATACCTGGGTGAAATGACGAGTCATCCGAACTATGAAACAGCTATTGAAGCTGTAAAGAAACTCGTGTAA
- a CDS encoding DUF1499 domain-containing protein encodes MLKRMLIGLVRSHESTGERAKDPLLKTRYYKLPKDQVWEEVTAVIKKTPGYKLLHEVKNVGEIVVERRTMLGRTQDVTLTLFGITPVKTAIDIYSASRGSMGDLGSNYRTILDIYKQLDRKLASYKIDS; translated from the coding sequence TTGCTAAAGAGAATGTTAATAGGTTTGGTTCGTAGTCACGAATCGACCGGGGAGAGAGCCAAGGATCCACTGCTCAAAACAAGATATTATAAGCTGCCTAAGGACCAAGTATGGGAGGAAGTAACGGCGGTCATTAAGAAGACACCGGGGTACAAGCTTCTGCATGAGGTTAAAAATGTTGGTGAAATCGTAGTTGAACGAAGAACAATGCTGGGACGTACACAGGATGTGACTTTAACCCTGTTTGGTATTACTCCTGTTAAGACGGCTATAGATATTTATTCAGCTTCCCGCGGTTCTATGGGAGACTTGGGGTCCAATTATCGGACAATCTTGGATATTTATAAGCAATTAGATCGAAAGCTAGCTTCATATAAAATTGACTCATAA